The Bacteroides acidifaciens genome includes a region encoding these proteins:
- the corA gene encoding magnesium/cobalt transporter CorA: MKNNLLSEKLIYTGDSQTPTHIHLCTYNTTEMQEKSGNTFQSVKDTLDNARINWLQVHGLKDTEAIREICSHFEIDFLVLQDILNAKHPTKIEEHDKYIVLILKLFYPNAHKEEDELDELLQQQVCIILGSNYVLTFLEKETDFFDDVNAALRNDVLKIRSRQTDYLLSVLLNSVMANYISTISSIDDALEDLEEELLTITEGNDIGVQIQALRRQYMLMKKSILPLKEQYVKLLRAENLLIHKVNRAFFNDVNDHLQFVLQTIEICRETLSSLVDLYISNNDLRMNNIMKRLTIVSTIFIPLTFLAGVWGMNYKWMPELDWRYGYLFAWFVMGIIGIIVYLFFKKKNWY; this comes from the coding sequence ATGAAAAATAATCTATTAAGCGAAAAACTCATTTACACAGGAGACAGCCAAACTCCTACCCATATCCATCTTTGTACGTACAATACAACCGAGATGCAGGAGAAGTCCGGCAACACATTCCAATCCGTCAAAGACACATTGGATAACGCACGAATCAACTGGCTGCAAGTGCATGGGCTGAAAGATACGGAAGCAATCCGCGAAATCTGCAGTCATTTTGAAATAGACTTCCTTGTATTGCAGGATATTCTGAATGCCAAACACCCCACCAAAATCGAAGAGCACGACAAATATATAGTCTTGATTTTGAAATTATTCTACCCGAATGCACATAAGGAAGAGGACGAATTGGACGAACTGCTCCAACAGCAAGTATGCATTATCCTCGGTAGTAATTATGTACTGACTTTCCTCGAAAAGGAAACCGACTTCTTCGACGATGTCAATGCGGCCTTGCGCAACGATGTGCTGAAAATACGCAGCCGGCAGACAGATTATCTGCTCAGCGTATTATTGAACAGCGTAATGGCGAACTACATCTCGACTATCTCCTCTATCGATGATGCTCTTGAAGACCTGGAAGAGGAACTGCTCACCATCACGGAAGGCAACGACATCGGTGTTCAGATTCAGGCACTCCGGCGCCAGTATATGTTGATGAAAAAATCAATCCTTCCGCTGAAAGAACAGTACGTGAAACTGCTGCGTGCTGAAAACCTGCTTATCCATAAAGTGAACCGCGCTTTCTTTAATGATGTGAACGACCACCTGCAGTTCGTACTGCAAACCATCGAAATCTGCCGGGAAACGCTTTCTTCATTGGTCGACCTTTATATCTCCAACAACGATTTACGGATGAACAACATCATGAAACGGCTGACTATCGTATCCACTATTTTCATTCCTCTGACCTTCCTGGCCGGAGTATGGGGAATGAACTATAAATGGATGCCCGAATTAGATTGGCGATATGGTTATTTATTTGCCTGGTTTGTGATGGGAATTATCGGTATTATCGTATATTTGTTCTTCAAAAAGAAAAATTGGTATTAA